A region of Moorena producens PAL-8-15-08-1 DNA encodes the following proteins:
- a CDS encoding glycosyltransferase family 39 protein, protein MHPDYLGSMNANNHKTAALLEQGNWFRPWMPITLILLLATGLYLYQLGTESLWVDELISIHRAKHLDQVFNSTRPLYHIFLRVWMILSSSDTWLRGLCLVFSIGTVFITYRLGRRLIGESTGLIAALIVALSPLFIHHAQEVRMYAPSTFFGVAGTLILTHALERPTTPLLLGWAALRFLAIITTPINVALLLPDIVVFGWKYRNQPRVLFRFGVGLLLIGILWLPWVFPLVTKSAKFMGGVKVPGTSVPDLGGRTSPGVVDVIMQPGRFTAWPFGRANSNAIYWFYNAYSVMLTCLLGVVLFNKPRSAKLGWIAAWAFLPLVLFFSVSQVSRSLWVNRYLLLAAPYLFILLAAAGIGIWRRWRIGALVIALIYAIAVGGGLKRYYTVLDRENWRGLVETIATKEEPGDVIVWSIGQRIPVALNHYYHGSTTIEIKDVLPPSVRKNDQQAIEGWVSSLPPTKSRLWLVYVKSSKLFRSIVKEQFQIETREKPIDGIEIFLLKPRSAEKTSQE, encoded by the coding sequence ATGCACCCTGATTATTTAGGTAGCATGAATGCCAACAACCACAAAACAGCAGCGCTCCTAGAGCAAGGAAATTGGTTCCGACCATGGATGCCCATTACCTTAATCTTACTATTAGCCACTGGATTGTACCTCTATCAACTTGGTACAGAAAGCCTATGGGTTGATGAACTTATTAGTATTCATCGTGCCAAGCACCTAGACCAAGTCTTTAATAGTACACGCCCCCTATATCACATCTTTTTACGGGTCTGGATGATACTTAGCAGTAGTGATACTTGGCTGCGGGGATTGTGCCTTGTGTTTAGTATTGGTACTGTCTTTATTACCTATCGGCTTGGTCGGCGCTTAATCGGAGAGTCCACTGGCTTAATTGCTGCCCTAATTGTTGCCCTCTCACCCCTGTTTATCCATCATGCCCAAGAAGTCCGGATGTACGCACCGAGTACATTCTTTGGTGTTGCTGGCACACTGATCTTAACCCACGCCCTAGAACGTCCAACTACTCCCTTACTATTGGGATGGGCTGCTCTGCGATTCTTGGCAATTATCACCACACCCATTAACGTGGCGCTGCTGCTCCCAGACATAGTTGTGTTTGGCTGGAAGTATCGCAATCAACCACGTGTTTTGTTCCGTTTCGGGGTCGGACTGTTACTGATTGGTATTTTATGGCTGCCATGGGTGTTTCCCCTAGTAACTAAGAGCGCCAAATTTATGGGAGGTGTAAAAGTACCCGGTACATCAGTTCCTGATCTCGGTGGACGCACTAGTCCTGGTGTAGTTGATGTGATCATGCAGCCAGGTCGCTTTACAGCTTGGCCCTTTGGTCGAGCCAATTCTAATGCGATCTACTGGTTTTACAATGCCTACTCTGTCATGTTGACCTGCTTGCTGGGTGTTGTGCTATTCAACAAACCACGCTCAGCTAAGCTTGGTTGGATTGCGGCTTGGGCGTTTTTACCCTTAGTTCTGTTCTTTTCAGTGTCCCAAGTCTCTCGTTCTCTTTGGGTTAATCGTTACCTACTGTTAGCAGCTCCATACCTATTTATTCTGTTAGCAGCCGCTGGGATCGGCATTTGGCGTCGATGGCGTATTGGTGCCTTGGTGATAGCGCTGATCTATGCCATTGCTGTTGGTGGTGGGCTAAAACGTTACTATACTGTGCTGGATCGAGAAAATTGGCGTGGTTTAGTGGAAACCATTGCGACCAAAGAAGAACCGGGTGATGTGATTGTTTGGTCCATTGGTCAGAGAATACCTGTGGCATTGAATCATTACTATCATGGCTCTACGACTATTGAGATTAAGGATGTACTCCCGCCATCGGTTAGAAAAAACGATCAGCAAGCGATAGAAGGTTGGGTTAGCAGTTTGCCCCCAACCAAATCTCGTTTATGGCTAGTTTACGTCAAGTCGTCGAAGTTATTTCGGTCTATTGTTAAAGAGCAATTTCAGATTGAAACCCGAGAGAAACCAATTGATGGAATAGAAATCTTTCTGCTTAAACCACGTTCTGCTGAGAAAACGTCTCAGGAGTAG